The genomic interval TAAAAACCGTAAAGCAGGGGTTTTTGATAAGACTGTAAAAGGCTTTGGCGGTATTGATAACGCATCAACAGGATTTGATTATACACACTATTTTATAAAATGTGCCAACTCAAATTTAGATATTTCCTGCGAGCTTTTTGCCGATATTATGCAAAATTTAAATCTAAAAGACGAAGAGTTCAAACCTGAAAGAAATGTTGTGCTTGAAGAAAGACTTTGGCGCACAGATAATAATCCTGCGGGCTTTCTTTTTTTTCGCCTTTACAACAGCGCTTTTATATACCATCCGTATCATTGGACGCCGATCGGTTTTAAAAAAGATATAGAAAACTGGACAATTGAAGATATTAATGATTTTCACGCGAAATTTTATCAACCGCAAAATGCGTTTTTGGTAATTGCAGGTGATATCGATGAAAAAAGCGCATTTAAAAGCGCAAAAAAACATTTTGAAAAAATAAAAAACAGCTCCGACATTCCTGTTAATTTTTGTAAAGAACCTACTCAAAATGGTGAAAGAAACATTATAATTCATAAAAACAGTGAAGTTGAAATGATAGCTCTTGCTTATAAAATTCCGCCATTTAATCACGCCGACCAAAATGCGCTGTCCGCTGTGGAAAACATTTTAGGAAGCGGCAAAAGTTCAGTTATAAGACGCATTTTAGTTGATGAGAAAAAACTTGCAAATGATGTTGAAATTTATAATATGTCAAGCATTGATGAAAATCTTTTTATCATTTTTGCTGTGGCGAATTTTGGCATAAAGGCTGAAATTTTAAAGAGTGAAATTTTAGAAATTTTAGAAAACCTAAAACAAAAAGAGATAGAAGATGAAGCGTTGGAAAAGGTTAGAAATGCGTTAAATTCTCAGTTTGTATATTCGCTTGACAGCGCCGGAAAAATTGCAGACATTTATGGAAATTTTATCGCTATGGGCGATATAAGCGTGCTTTTTGAATTACCGCAAAAAATTCAAAATTTAACCAAAATGGATATTAAAAATTGTTTTTTAAAATATTTTGATAAAAACAGACTTACAAGTGTAATTTTAAGAAAGGAATAAAAATGGAATCAACTCTTATAAAAGGCTCTATGGTAGCCATTATTACGCCGTTTAAAAATGGCAAAATCGATGAGGTCGGTTACGAAAAACTCATAAAAAGAGAAATTGCAAACGGCATAAATGTGATTGTACCGGTCGGTACAACCGGCGAAAGCGCCACGCTTACACACGAAGAGCATAGAGTTTGTATTGAAATTGCCGTGGATACATGCAAAGGTACGGATGTTAAAGTTTTAGCAGGAGCCGGAAGCAACGCAACTCACGAAGCCATAGGTTTGGCTAAATTTGCTCAAGATCATGGAGCGGACGCTGTTTTATCCGTCGCGCCGTATTATAATAAACCAACTCAACAAGGATTGTATTTGCATTATAAAGAGATTGCAAACTCGGTTGAAATTCCGGTTTTGCTTTATAATGTTCCAGGAAGAACAGGTTGCGATATTAAGGCGGATACTGTAATTCGTCTTTTTAGAGAATGCAAAAATATAATCGGTGTAAAAGAGGCAAGCGGAGATATAGATAGATGTGTTGATTTGCTTTCTAGAGAGCCGCATATGACCGTAGTCAGCGGAGAAGATTCTATAAATTATCCGATATTGGCAAATGGCGGAAAAGGCGTGATTTCAGTCACTGCAAATCTTTTGCCGGATTATGTCGCAAAACTTTGTGATTACGCACTAAAAGGCGATTTTGTAAAATCTCGCGAGATAAACAATGAACTTTATGAATTAAACAAAATTTTATTTGTAGAGAGCAATCCTGTGCCTATAAAAGCGGCGATGTATATTGCAGGACTTATCGAAACGCTTGAATATCGTTTGCCGCTTTGTGAGCCTAGCAAAGAAAATTATAAAAAAATCGAAGAAACAATAAAAAAATACAAAATTAAAGGGTTATAATGGAAATGAATAACGAATTTAATGGAAAAACGCTGGTAATTAGCGGCGGAACAAGAGGAATCGGAAGGGCGATAGTCGAAGAATTTGCGCAAAACGGTGTAAATATCGCTTTTACCTACAATTCAAACGAAGAGCTTGCAAAAAAACAATGCGAAGAGCTTGAAAGCGAATTCGGCATAAAAGCAAGATGTTATGCGCTAAATATCTTAGAGCCTGCAACCTATAAAGATCTTTTTTTAGAGATTGACAATGATTTCGATAGAATTGATTTTTTTATTTCAAATGCTATTATTTCAGGACGCGCAGTAGCCGGCGGATACACGAAGTTTATGAGACTCAAACCTAGAGGATTAAATAATATTTTCACTGCAACAGTTGATGCCTTTATAGTTGGTGCTCAGGAAGCCGCAAAAAGAATGGAAAAAACTGGTGGCGGTTCAATAATCTCAATCAGCTCGACAGGAAATCGCGTTTATATAGAAAATTATGCAGGTCATGGTACTTGTAAAGCTGCGGTTGAAGTTATGGTTAAATATGCAGCGTCTGAACTTGGTAAAATTGGAATAAGAGCCAATGCGGTGTGTGGCGGACCTATTGATACCGACGCTCTTAAAGCTTTTACAAATTATGAGGAAGTAAGGGATAAAACCGCGCAACTTAGTCCATTGAATAGAATGGGTAAACCAAGTGATTTGGCAGGAGCTTGTCTATTTTTATGTTCAAGCAAAGCAAGCTGGGTCACAGGACATACTTTTATAGTAGATGGCGGAACGACTTTTAGATAATGCTTAATTTACCGAACATTTTGGCGATTTTACGCGTTTTTTTGGCGCCTTTATTTTTTTATCTTTTGATAATAGCAGGAAGCAACGAAATTTCAACTTCGAGCATTCATACGAGCTGGATAAATTTTGCAGCCGCTTTTGTGTTTGTTATAGCTTCCGTGACTGATTTTTTTGACGGATTTATCGCAAGAAATTGGAATCAAATCACAAAGTTTGGCGCCATTATCGATCCTTTAGCCGATAAAATGCTGACATTAGCAGGATTTTTAGGGCTTATGTATATTGGAAGAGCAAATCCATGGGCGGTTTATCTTATTTTGATAAGAGAATTTTTTATAACCGGATTTCGCACCGTAATGCTTAGTGAAAATATTGAAGTTTCTGCTTCTATGGCAGGAAAAGTTAAAACCGTGTTTCAAATGATAGCAATCGGTTTTCTTACAATGCAGTGGATTTTCGGCTCTATTTTGCTTTGGATAGCAGTTATTTTGACTGTTTATTCAGGTTTTGAATATATCAAAGCCTACGCAAAATTTCATAAAGTGATAAAAGAAAACAATTAGGAATAATTGGCTAATTAGCCTGAAAAGCGTGAACGGATATTTTAAAATTTTAAATGAAACAATAAAATAAAAATTTGACGGATTGCAGCGGATTTCATGCGGCTAAAATTTTACCTTTACAGAGTGGATTTTGATGAGATATAAAAAGTCGTCAACTAGAAGTAAAAAGCGGTAAGAAATGGGCGAAATTTTAAATAAAATAGCGTTAAATTTACAAAAAACGCAGAATCTGATTTTATGATTTTGCCACAAATACAATACGCAAAGTGGCGTATATCACGTAAAAAAAATCTAAAAATTTCACTTTTTCAATATGATATGTGATTAGTTAAGTAAGCGCTAAACGAACAAAATATTAAAACAGCAGCGTTTCTTGATAACTATTTATATAATGAAACAAGATTTTATATCTAAAAATTTAAAAAAGAACGCTTTTAAAGTTGTTGTGTAAAATGAAGCGGAAATGTAAAAAACAAATGAAATTATTTATAATGAGCATCGTGAGCGTAAAATTTCTGAAAAATCACGCGAATTTTGCAGTTCGGTAATATCTCGTCTTTCGCTAAATTCTTCACCACTTCCATAAAATTCATCATTACCGTTGCCACCGAAGAGGACATCGTCTTTGCCGTTACCAAACAAACTACCTTGTGCGTTTGGCA from Campylobacter hominis ATCC BAA-381 carries:
- the dapA gene encoding 4-hydroxy-tetrahydrodipicolinate synthase — translated: MESTLIKGSMVAIITPFKNGKIDEVGYEKLIKREIANGINVIVPVGTTGESATLTHEEHRVCIEIAVDTCKGTDVKVLAGAGSNATHEAIGLAKFAQDHGADAVLSVAPYYNKPTQQGLYLHYKEIANSVEIPVLLYNVPGRTGCDIKADTVIRLFRECKNIIGVKEASGDIDRCVDLLSREPHMTVVSGEDSINYPILANGGKGVISVTANLLPDYVAKLCDYALKGDFVKSREINNELYELNKILFVESNPVPIKAAMYIAGLIETLEYRLPLCEPSKENYKKIEETIKKYKIKGL
- a CDS encoding enoyl-ACP reductase — encoded protein: MNNEFNGKTLVISGGTRGIGRAIVEEFAQNGVNIAFTYNSNEELAKKQCEELESEFGIKARCYALNILEPATYKDLFLEIDNDFDRIDFFISNAIISGRAVAGGYTKFMRLKPRGLNNIFTATVDAFIVGAQEAAKRMEKTGGGSIISISSTGNRVYIENYAGHGTCKAAVEVMVKYAASELGKIGIRANAVCGGPIDTDALKAFTNYEEVRDKTAQLSPLNRMGKPSDLAGACLFLCSSKASWVTGHTFIVDGGTTFR
- a CDS encoding M16 family metallopeptidase gives rise to the protein MLPEFKKIILDNGFEIYHIPCNEGSGVISTDIFYKVGSRNEYMGKSGIAHMLEHMNFKSTKNRKAGVFDKTVKGFGGIDNASTGFDYTHYFIKCANSNLDISCELFADIMQNLNLKDEEFKPERNVVLEERLWRTDNNPAGFLFFRLYNSAFIYHPYHWTPIGFKKDIENWTIEDINDFHAKFYQPQNAFLVIAGDIDEKSAFKSAKKHFEKIKNSSDIPVNFCKEPTQNGERNIIIHKNSEVEMIALAYKIPPFNHADQNALSAVENILGSGKSSVIRRILVDEKKLANDVEIYNMSSIDENLFIIFAVANFGIKAEILKSEILEILENLKQKEIEDEALEKVRNALNSQFVYSLDSAGKIADIYGNFIAMGDISVLFELPQKIQNLTKMDIKNCFLKYFDKNRLTSVILRKE
- the pgsA gene encoding CDP-diacylglycerol--glycerol-3-phosphate 3-phosphatidyltransferase: MLNLPNILAILRVFLAPLFFYLLIIAGSNEISTSSIHTSWINFAAAFVFVIASVTDFFDGFIARNWNQITKFGAIIDPLADKMLTLAGFLGLMYIGRANPWAVYLILIREFFITGFRTVMLSENIEVSASMAGKVKTVFQMIAIGFLTMQWIFGSILLWIAVILTVYSGFEYIKAYAKFHKVIKENN